One window of Candidatus Sulfotelmatobacter sp. genomic DNA carries:
- a CDS encoding LytTR family DNA-binding domain-containing protein, translated as MSEPWRVLIVDDEPLARQAIRLLLAGDPEATVVGECAGADGAAEVERTRPDILFLDVQMPEVDGFELLDQIGIDRAPAVVFVTAHSDHALRAFDVHAIDYLLKPISDERFAHALARAKALAMLRRAGQPGSPQLGALLREHSRETRRILVRDRGRTHVIDVDAIDWIGAADYYAEIHAGGETHLLRETLNELAERLDPQRFFRVHRSAIIALDRVREIHALQHGDRELLLADGTRVRLSRARREEFERLLDPIRRAR; from the coding sequence GTGAGCGAGCCATGGCGCGTGCTGATCGTGGACGACGAGCCGCTCGCCCGTCAGGCGATCCGACTCTTGCTGGCGGGCGATCCGGAGGCGACGGTGGTGGGAGAGTGCGCGGGCGCCGACGGCGCCGCCGAAGTCGAACGCACCCGGCCCGACATCCTGTTCCTCGACGTCCAGATGCCCGAGGTGGACGGCTTTGAGCTCCTCGACCAGATCGGGATCGATCGCGCTCCGGCCGTGGTGTTCGTCACCGCGCATTCCGACCACGCGCTGCGCGCGTTCGACGTCCATGCCATCGACTATCTGCTGAAGCCGATCTCGGACGAGCGGTTCGCGCACGCGCTGGCGCGCGCCAAGGCGCTTGCGATGCTCCGCCGCGCCGGCCAGCCGGGCAGCCCGCAGCTCGGCGCGCTGCTGCGCGAGCATTCGCGGGAGACGCGCCGCATCCTGGTGCGCGACCGCGGCCGCACTCACGTGATCGACGTGGACGCCATCGACTGGATCGGCGCCGCCGACTACTACGCCGAGATCCACGCCGGCGGCGAGACCCATTTGCTTCGCGAAACGCTGAACGAGCTGGCCGAGCGTCTCGATCCGCAGCGCTTCTTCCGCGTCCATCGCTCGGCCATCATCGCGCTCGATCGGGTGCGGGAGATTCACGCGCTCCAGCACGGCGACCGCGAGCTGCTACTGGCCGATGGGACGCGCGTGCGGCTGAGCCGCGCGCGCCGCGAGGAATTCGAGCGCCTGCTCGACCCCATCCGCCGCGCGCGCTGA